From one Phocaeicola salanitronis DSM 18170 genomic stretch:
- a CDS encoding DUF6926 domain-containing protein codes for MNRTTEKIPTWSLAYIINGDATALTDDEVQTIDRWMKQWQVQDVSPLTDEEGNAQPYFTHYPLFGLPTEVEDCEILYLNDNPTKI; via the coding sequence ATGAACAGGACAACGGAAAAGATACCCACATGGAGTTTAGCCTACATCATCAATGGCGATGCAACCGCACTCACAGACGATGAAGTTCAGACAATAGACAGATGGATGAAGCAATGGCAAGTACAAGATGTTTCACCCCTCACAGATGAAGAAGGGAACGCACAGCCTTATTTCACCCATTACCCCCTTTTCGGACTTCCCACAGAAGTGGAAGATTGCGAGATACTTTATTTGAACGACAACCCGACTAAAATTTGA
- a CDS encoding porin family protein: MKRMFFMLLLILETMTSVFAQENARQWNAGVTLGYGTDVSKGFVGVRAMYHIKPAFSLAAGFNYYFKRTLDTKPFEVEGKYWDINLDFHWNAFRGNAYKLYPLIGLTYLHTKASVAGFSISDGEAGLNLGLGGQWDFAERWGAAAEAKYQAYTGGGQFVPSVSLMYRF, translated from the coding sequence ATGAAAAGAATGTTTTTTATGCTGTTATTGATATTAGAAACAATGACATCAGTTTTTGCGCAAGAAAATGCCCGTCAATGGAATGCGGGTGTAACTTTGGGATATGGAACAGATGTTTCAAAAGGGTTTGTAGGAGTGCGTGCGATGTATCACATTAAGCCTGCCTTTTCGCTGGCGGCCGGATTTAATTATTATTTTAAACGGACGCTCGACACAAAGCCGTTTGAGGTGGAAGGAAAATATTGGGACATTAATCTGGATTTTCATTGGAATGCTTTTCGGGGAAATGCTTATAAGCTTTATCCGTTAATCGGGCTTACTTACTTGCATACGAAAGCCTCGGTGGCTGGTTTTAGCATCTCCGATGGAGAAGCAGGCTTGAATTTGGGCTTAGGTGGGCAATGGGACTTTGCCGAGCGGTGGGGAGCAGCAGCCGAAGCTAAATATCAAGCATACACTGGAGGCGGGCAATTTGTGCCGTCGGTCTCATTGATGTATCGTTTTTAA